The following are encoded together in the Hoplias malabaricus isolate fHopMal1 chromosome 3, fHopMal1.hap1, whole genome shotgun sequence genome:
- the tubgcp2 gene encoding gamma-tubulin complex component 2 isoform X1, whose product MSEFRIHHDVNELLSLLHVRGGDGAEVYIDLLQKNRTPYVTTTVSAHSAKVKIAEHSKTPEDFLRKYEELKSKNARNLDPLIYLLSKLTEDKETLKCLQQNAKERSEMSANATSSSTTSFNIPATSTKMSMQELEELRKKLGNVTASSNVPQSAEVIRKMLRDRHNKKNPTQPIPVFPNWVYDRPALIGDFITSPTPLGDPVVAIGTMPLPVQEQALVEDLLYVLIGVDGRDITAQPVLGRQSRSFIVDPSLDMSVKELVSRILPVASCYSTITRFTEERSSFEYGQVNHALTAAMRTLMKEYLILVTQLEHLHRQGMLSLQKLWFYIQPTMRTIEVLASIATSVEKGECMGGSTLSLLHDRTFNYTGDSQAQELCLYLTKAASVPYFEILEKWVYRGIIKDPYGEFMVEEHELQKEKIQEDYNDKYWDQRYTIVQHKIPSFLQKMADKILSTGKYLNVVRECGRDVTCPDAKEVLYTLKERAYVEQIEKAYNYASKVLLDFLMEEKELVSRLRSIKHYFLMDKGDFFVHFMDLTEEELKKPVDDIIPPRLEALLELALRTSTANTDPFKDDLKIDLMPHDVITQLLRVLAIETKQEKAIINADLTDVALSGLEAFSFDYIVKWPLSLIINRKALTRYQMLFRHMFYCKHVERLLCNVWISNKSAKQYSLHNAKWFAGAFALRQRMLNFVQNIQYYMMFEVMEPTWHIMENNLKSASNIDDVLCHHTSFLDNCLKDCMLTNPELLKIFSKLMSVCVMFTNCMQRFTQSMRMDSEMNRLTLEHGTMEGPPTQNERTEEAEKKRLTSKFLAEHVDSLQSDSNIEATISKFDSNFSTLLLDLLDKLSIYSTNDCEHSMINIIYRLDFNGFYTERLERMAVERSQKAAAQH is encoded by the exons ATGAGCGAATTCAGGATCCATCACGATGTGAACGAGTTGCTCAGTCTCCTTCATGTACGCGGAGGGGATGGAGCTGAGGTCTACATTGATTTACTTCAGAAGAACAGGACCCCATATGTCACCACAACAGTTTCTGCACACAGTGCTAAG gTTAAGATTGCAGAGCACTCTAAAACACCGGAGGACTTCTTAAGGAAATATGAAGAGCTGAAGTCGAAAAATGCACGCAACTTAGACCCCCTCATTTACCTTCTTTcaaagctcactgaagataaagag ACCCTGAAATGTCTGCAACAGAACGCAAAGGAGAGATCAGAGATGTCGGCAAATGCGACATCAAGCAGCACGACATCTTTCAATATCCCCGCAACCAGCACAAAGATGTCAATGCAGGAGCTGGAGGAACTGCGGAAGAAGCTGGGGAATGTCACAGCCAGTTCGAATGTTCCCCAG TCTGCTGAAGTTATTCGCAAGATGCTAAGAGACAGACACAACAAGAAAAACCCCACACAGCCCATCCCTGTGTTTCCAAACTGGGTGTATGACAGGCCTGCACTGATTGGAGATTTCATCACAAGTCCTACACCCCTGGGGGATCCTGTTGTGGCTATTG GGACAATGCCATTGCCTGTCCAGGAGCAGGCCTTGGTTGAAGATCTGCTGTATGTACTGATTGGTGTGGATGGAAGAGACATCACAGCTCAGCCTGTGCTTGGCAGACAGAGTCGCTCTTTTATAGTAGACCCTTCTCTGGACATGTCTGTTAAGGAGCTTGTGAGCCGGATATTACCTGTGGCCTCCTGTTACTCCACTATCACACG CTTCACTGAGGAGAGATCTTCCTTTGAGTATGGTCAGGTGAACCACGCCCTCACAGCTGCAATGAGGACATTGATGAAGGAGTATCTCATTCTGGTGACCCAGCTGGAACACCTGCACAGACAGGGCATGCTCTCGCTGCAGAAGCTCTGGTTCTACATCCAGCCGACCATGCGCACCATTGAAGTGCTGGCCTCCATTG CTACGTCTGTGGAAAAAGGGGAATGCATGGGTGGCTCAACGTTAAGTCTGCTTCATGATCGCACTTTCAACTACACTGGGGACAGCCAGGCCCAAGAGCTGTGCCTCTATCTCACCAAAGCAGCCAGCGTTCCATACTTTGAAATCCTTGAGAAGTGGGTCTACCGGGGAATCATTAAAGATCCATATGG TGAATTCATGGTTGAAGAACATGAGCTTCAGAAGGAAAAGATCCAGGAGGACTACAACGATAAATACTGGGATCAGAGATATACCATTGTGCAGCACAAAATCCCATCTTTCCTTCAAAAAATGGCAGATAAAATACTCAGCACAG GGAAGTATTTGAACGTTGTGAGGGAATGTGGACGTGATGTCACCTGTCCAGATGCAAAGGAGGTTCTCTACACTCTGAAAGAGAGAGCATACGTGGAGCAAATCGAAAAAGCCTATAACTACGCCAGTAAGGTCCTTCTGGACTTTCTGATGGAGGAAAAGGAATTAGTGTCACGACTGAG GTCTATTAAGCATTACTTTTTAATGGACAAGGGAGACTTTTTTGTTCACTTCATGGACCTAACAGAGGAGGAGCTGAAGAAGCCTGTTGATGACATCATCCCTCCTCGGTTAGAGGCTTTGCTGGAGCTGGCTCTGAGAACGAGCACGGCCAACACAGACCCCTTCAAAGATGATTTAAAG ATCGACCTGATGCCCCATGATGTCATTACTCAGTTGTTGCGTGTTCTGGCTATAGAAACTAAGCAGGAAAAGGCCATCATCAATGCAGACCTCACTGACGTGGCTCTGAGTGGCCTGGAAGCTTTCTCTTTCGACTACATTGTGAAATGGCCGCTCTCACTTATTATCAATAG GAAAGCACTGACAAGATACCAGATGCTCTTCCGGCACATGTTTTACTGCAAACATGTCGAGAGGCTGCTATGCAATGTTTGGATCAGCAACAAGTCTGCTAAGCAGTACTCCTTACATAATGCCAAGTG GTTTGCTGGTGCCTTTGCTCTCAGGCAGCGCATGCTGAACTTTGTCCAGAACATCCAGTACTACATGATGTTTGAAGTCATGGAGCCCACATGGCACATCATGGAGAATAATCTGAAATCA GCCTCCAACATCGATGATGTGCTTTGTCATCACACAAGTTTCTTGGATAACTGTCTGAAAGACTGCATGCTGACCAACCCTGAGCTCCTGAAAATCTTCTCTAAGCTTATGTCTGTCTGTGTCATGTTCACCAACTGCATGCAG CGGTTCACCCAGAGCATGAGGATGGACAGCGAGATGAACCGTTTAACTCTGGAACATGGAACAATGGAAGGCCCTCCCACTCAAAATGAGCGCACTGAGGAGGCTGAAAAGAAAAGGCTTACTTCTAAG TTTTTAGCTGAGCATGTGGATTCACTGCAGTCTGACTCCAACATTGAGGCCACAATCAGTAAGTTTGACAGTAACTTCAGCACGTTGTTGTTGGATCTGCTTGACAAGCTGAGCATCTACAGCACCAACGACTGTGAACACAGCATGATCAACATCATCTACAG GTTGGACTTCAATGGTTTCTACACTGAGCGATTGGAGCGGATGGCTGTTGAAAGAAGTCAAAAGGCTGCTGCACAGCACTGA
- the tubgcp2 gene encoding gamma-tubulin complex component 2 isoform X2, producing the protein MSEFRIHHDVNELLSLLHVRGGDGAEVYIDLLQKNRTPYVTTTVSAHSAKVKIAEHSKTPEDFLRKYEELKSKNARNLDPLIYLLSKLTEDKETLKCLQQNAKERSEMSANATSSSTTSFNIPATSTKMSMQELEELRKKLGNVTASSNVPQSAEVIRKMLRDRHNKKNPTQPIPVFPNWVYDRPALIGDFITSPTPLGDPVVAIGTMPLPVQEQALVEDLLYVLIGVDGRDITAQPVLGRQSRSFIVDPSLDMSVKELVSRILPVASCYSTITRFTEERSSFEYGQVNHALTAAMRTLMKEYLILVTQLEHLHRQGMLSLQKLWFYIQPTMRTIEVLASIATSVEKGECMGGSTLSLLHDRTFNYTGDSQAQELCLYLTKAASVPYFEILEKWVYRGIIKDPYGEFMVEEHELQKEKIQEDYNDKYWDQRYTIVQHKIPSFLQKMADKILSTGKYLNVVRECGRDVTCPDAKEVLYTLKERAYVEQIEKAYNYASKVLLDFLMEEKELVSRLRSIKHYFLMDKGDFFVHFMDLTEEELKKPVDDIIPPRLEALLELALRTSTANTDPFKDDLKIDLMPHDVITQLLRVLAIETKQEKAIINADLTDVALSGLEAFSFDYIVKWPLSLIINRKALTRYQMLFRHMFYCKHVERLLCNVWISNKSAKQYSLHNAKWFAGAFALRQRMLNFVQNIQYYMMFEVMEPTWHIMENNLKSASNIDDVLCHHTSFLDNCLKDCMLTNPELLKIFSKLMSVCVMFTNCMQVCKQRTAGQAVHPEHEDGQRDEPFNSGTWNNGRPSHSK; encoded by the exons ATGAGCGAATTCAGGATCCATCACGATGTGAACGAGTTGCTCAGTCTCCTTCATGTACGCGGAGGGGATGGAGCTGAGGTCTACATTGATTTACTTCAGAAGAACAGGACCCCATATGTCACCACAACAGTTTCTGCACACAGTGCTAAG gTTAAGATTGCAGAGCACTCTAAAACACCGGAGGACTTCTTAAGGAAATATGAAGAGCTGAAGTCGAAAAATGCACGCAACTTAGACCCCCTCATTTACCTTCTTTcaaagctcactgaagataaagag ACCCTGAAATGTCTGCAACAGAACGCAAAGGAGAGATCAGAGATGTCGGCAAATGCGACATCAAGCAGCACGACATCTTTCAATATCCCCGCAACCAGCACAAAGATGTCAATGCAGGAGCTGGAGGAACTGCGGAAGAAGCTGGGGAATGTCACAGCCAGTTCGAATGTTCCCCAG TCTGCTGAAGTTATTCGCAAGATGCTAAGAGACAGACACAACAAGAAAAACCCCACACAGCCCATCCCTGTGTTTCCAAACTGGGTGTATGACAGGCCTGCACTGATTGGAGATTTCATCACAAGTCCTACACCCCTGGGGGATCCTGTTGTGGCTATTG GGACAATGCCATTGCCTGTCCAGGAGCAGGCCTTGGTTGAAGATCTGCTGTATGTACTGATTGGTGTGGATGGAAGAGACATCACAGCTCAGCCTGTGCTTGGCAGACAGAGTCGCTCTTTTATAGTAGACCCTTCTCTGGACATGTCTGTTAAGGAGCTTGTGAGCCGGATATTACCTGTGGCCTCCTGTTACTCCACTATCACACG CTTCACTGAGGAGAGATCTTCCTTTGAGTATGGTCAGGTGAACCACGCCCTCACAGCTGCAATGAGGACATTGATGAAGGAGTATCTCATTCTGGTGACCCAGCTGGAACACCTGCACAGACAGGGCATGCTCTCGCTGCAGAAGCTCTGGTTCTACATCCAGCCGACCATGCGCACCATTGAAGTGCTGGCCTCCATTG CTACGTCTGTGGAAAAAGGGGAATGCATGGGTGGCTCAACGTTAAGTCTGCTTCATGATCGCACTTTCAACTACACTGGGGACAGCCAGGCCCAAGAGCTGTGCCTCTATCTCACCAAAGCAGCCAGCGTTCCATACTTTGAAATCCTTGAGAAGTGGGTCTACCGGGGAATCATTAAAGATCCATATGG TGAATTCATGGTTGAAGAACATGAGCTTCAGAAGGAAAAGATCCAGGAGGACTACAACGATAAATACTGGGATCAGAGATATACCATTGTGCAGCACAAAATCCCATCTTTCCTTCAAAAAATGGCAGATAAAATACTCAGCACAG GGAAGTATTTGAACGTTGTGAGGGAATGTGGACGTGATGTCACCTGTCCAGATGCAAAGGAGGTTCTCTACACTCTGAAAGAGAGAGCATACGTGGAGCAAATCGAAAAAGCCTATAACTACGCCAGTAAGGTCCTTCTGGACTTTCTGATGGAGGAAAAGGAATTAGTGTCACGACTGAG GTCTATTAAGCATTACTTTTTAATGGACAAGGGAGACTTTTTTGTTCACTTCATGGACCTAACAGAGGAGGAGCTGAAGAAGCCTGTTGATGACATCATCCCTCCTCGGTTAGAGGCTTTGCTGGAGCTGGCTCTGAGAACGAGCACGGCCAACACAGACCCCTTCAAAGATGATTTAAAG ATCGACCTGATGCCCCATGATGTCATTACTCAGTTGTTGCGTGTTCTGGCTATAGAAACTAAGCAGGAAAAGGCCATCATCAATGCAGACCTCACTGACGTGGCTCTGAGTGGCCTGGAAGCTTTCTCTTTCGACTACATTGTGAAATGGCCGCTCTCACTTATTATCAATAG GAAAGCACTGACAAGATACCAGATGCTCTTCCGGCACATGTTTTACTGCAAACATGTCGAGAGGCTGCTATGCAATGTTTGGATCAGCAACAAGTCTGCTAAGCAGTACTCCTTACATAATGCCAAGTG GTTTGCTGGTGCCTTTGCTCTCAGGCAGCGCATGCTGAACTTTGTCCAGAACATCCAGTACTACATGATGTTTGAAGTCATGGAGCCCACATGGCACATCATGGAGAATAATCTGAAATCA GCCTCCAACATCGATGATGTGCTTTGTCATCACACAAGTTTCTTGGATAACTGTCTGAAAGACTGCATGCTGACCAACCCTGAGCTCCTGAAAATCTTCTCTAAGCTTATGTCTGTCTGTGTCATGTTCACCAACTGCATGCAGGTGTGTAAACAACGTACAGCAGGCCAAG CGGTTCACCCAGAGCATGAGGATGGACAGCGAGATGAACCGTTTAACTCTGGAACATGGAACAATGGAAGGCCCTCCCACTCAAAATGA